One window of Streptococcus suis genomic DNA carries:
- a CDS encoding NADH:flavin oxidoreductase/NADH oxidase, translating into MSLLLSPVEIAGLSLKNRVVMPPMCMYEVKAEDGLPTAFHHAHYGARAIGGVGLIIQEATAVEPDGRLSKHDLGIWTDEQAQALAKLVSELKAFGSKVGIQLSHGGRKAKDAELPLAPTALAFNQDYKVPQEMTLEDIERVQSAFVAAAARAAQAGYDMIEIHGAHGYLVNQFLEPLTNQRTDAYGGSLENRFRFLKEIIEGVKAVFTGPVWVRLSVTAYDETGQQNTLQDYQQIAKWLEELGVACLDISTGGVMDTRPNIPIYGGYQAGFSAKIKEAVSIPVTAVGFLNSPELGEYILQNGQADLIQVGRGLIRNVNWLAEAAEVLHDHDFQVYNASYQRGQVK; encoded by the coding sequence ATGTCATTATTATTGTCACCGGTTGAGATTGCTGGTTTGTCGCTCAAAAATCGTGTGGTCATGCCACCTATGTGTATGTACGAAGTCAAGGCTGAAGATGGGTTGCCAACGGCCTTCCATCATGCCCACTATGGCGCGCGTGCTATCGGCGGAGTTGGCCTGATTATCCAAGAAGCGACGGCTGTAGAACCAGATGGTCGGTTATCTAAGCATGACTTGGGCATTTGGACAGATGAACAGGCACAGGCTCTAGCCAAATTAGTTTCGGAATTGAAGGCTTTCGGAAGTAAGGTCGGTATCCAGCTCAGTCATGGTGGCCGTAAGGCCAAGGATGCGGAACTGCCCCTTGCTCCGACTGCTCTTGCCTTTAACCAAGATTACAAGGTACCGCAGGAAATGACCCTTGAAGATATTGAGCGTGTTCAGTCTGCTTTTGTGGCGGCTGCGGCGCGTGCAGCTCAGGCTGGCTACGACATGATTGAAATTCACGGGGCGCATGGCTATTTGGTCAATCAATTTCTGGAACCCTTGACCAATCAACGGACGGATGCCTACGGTGGTAGTCTGGAAAATCGATTCCGTTTCTTGAAAGAAATTATCGAAGGTGTGAAAGCTGTCTTTACTGGTCCAGTTTGGGTGCGCTTGTCAGTGACCGCCTACGATGAGACTGGCCAGCAAAATACACTCCAAGATTACCAACAAATTGCTAAATGGTTGGAAGAACTGGGCGTGGCTTGCCTGGATATCTCAACTGGCGGTGTCATGGATACGCGACCAAATATTCCAATCTATGGTGGTTATCAGGCTGGTTTTTCTGCCAAAATCAAAGAAGCTGTCAGTATTCCAGTTACAGCTGTTGGCTTTCTTAATAGTCCAGAGTTGGGCGAATATATTTTGCAAAATGGCCAGGCTGATTTGATCCAAGTCGGTCGTGGTCTCATTCGTAATGTCAATTGGTTGGCAGAGGCGGCCGAGGTCCTGCACGACCATGATTTTCAAGTCTACAATGCCTCTTACCAACGTGGTCAGGTCAAGTAG
- a CDS encoding MerR family transcriptional regulator: protein MSTIKEISELLGISAPTIRFYEKEGMVEIPRNERGIRQFDERSIDRLKAIVHYRRVGMPLEDIQKILAEFHNHALSSDLLKKTQAQLEAQIAALQETHAYLVKKIEIHQQLAQLEA, encoded by the coding sequence ATGTCCACGATTAAAGAAATTTCGGAGTTGCTGGGGATTTCAGCGCCGACCATCCGTTTTTATGAGAAAGAGGGAATGGTGGAGATTCCTAGAAATGAGCGGGGTATCCGTCAGTTTGATGAGCGGAGCATTGACCGGCTCAAGGCCATTGTCCACTATCGCCGTGTGGGAATGCCCTTGGAGGATATCCAGAAGATTTTGGCAGAGTTCCACAATCATGCCCTGTCGTCGGACTTGCTCAAGAAAACGCAGGCCCAGCTGGAGGCTCAGATCGCGGCCTTGCAGGAGACCCATGCCTATCTGGTCAAGAAAATCGAGATCCATCAGCAGTTAGCCCAGCTAGAAGCTTAG
- a CDS encoding aldo/keto reductase — translation MENYTLSNGVKIPKIGFGTWQIKEGDTAYKSVAHALKVGYTHIDTAQIYGNERSVGRAIADSDLAREDIFLTTKVWNDKHDYELAKASIEESLEKLGVDYLDLLLIHWPNPKVLRENDAWKAGNAGAWKAMEEAYKAGKVRAIGVSNFMIHHLEALFETAEIKPQVNQVLLAPGCTQEELAAFCREHDILLEAYSPLGTGSIFKNKVVQEIAEKTGKSVAQVALRWSLQKGFLPLPKSVTPANIESNLNIFDFELSADDVATLDRVEGVSVQSDPDNVNF, via the coding sequence ATGGAAAACTATACACTTTCAAATGGTGTCAAGATTCCAAAGATTGGTTTTGGTACTTGGCAGATTAAAGAAGGCGATACTGCCTACAAGAGTGTGGCGCACGCCCTCAAGGTTGGCTACACGCATATCGATACGGCGCAGATTTATGGAAATGAGCGCAGTGTTGGTCGTGCCATCGCAGATAGTGACCTGGCGCGTGAGGATATTTTCCTGACGACAAAGGTCTGGAACGACAAGCACGATTATGAGCTTGCTAAGGCGTCGATTGAGGAATCGCTGGAAAAATTAGGCGTTGACTATCTTGACTTGCTCTTGATTCACTGGCCGAATCCAAAGGTGCTCCGTGAGAATGATGCCTGGAAGGCTGGAAATGCTGGTGCCTGGAAGGCCATGGAGGAAGCCTACAAGGCAGGCAAGGTCCGCGCTATCGGTGTATCCAATTTTATGATCCATCACCTGGAAGCCTTGTTTGAAACAGCTGAAATCAAGCCACAGGTCAACCAAGTTCTCTTGGCACCGGGTTGCACGCAGGAAGAATTAGCAGCCTTCTGCCGTGAGCACGACATTCTTCTTGAAGCCTACAGTCCACTGGGAACAGGCAGCATCTTCAAGAATAAAGTAGTGCAAGAAATTGCTGAAAAGACTGGCAAATCTGTTGCCCAAGTGGCATTACGTTGGAGTCTGCAAAAAGGATTCTTGCCTCTACCAAAATCTGTCACACCAGCCAACATTGAAAGCAATTTGAACATCTTTGACTTTGAATTGTCGGCAGATGATGTGGCGACCTTGGATAGAGTTGAAGGCGTTAGCGTCCAATCTGATCCAGACAATGTGAATTTTTAA
- a CDS encoding YjjG family noncanonical pyrimidine nucleotidase, which yields MTYKFLLFDLDHTLLDFATGEEIALTQFLEFMEVEDIQAFKDVYRPLNQGMWKDLEKGLITKKELVNTRFSRAFAHFGRQEDGAELALRYQEFIGRQGQIFEGADDLLETLTERGYQIYGATNGITYIQENRLKHSPIGSYFKQVFISEQMGTQKPELDFYEKIAEQITGFDLFRALMIGDSLTADIQGGINAGMDTAWYNPAGLENTSHLKPTYTISNYQQLIDIL from the coding sequence GTGACCTACAAATTTCTACTTTTCGACCTTGACCATACTTTGTTGGATTTTGCGACTGGTGAGGAGATTGCCCTCACTCAGTTTCTGGAATTTATGGAAGTGGAGGACATTCAGGCCTTTAAAGATGTCTATCGTCCGCTCAATCAGGGCATGTGGAAGGACTTGGAAAAGGGTTTGATTACCAAGAAGGAGCTGGTCAATACTCGATTTTCGCGGGCCTTTGCCCATTTCGGACGGCAGGAAGACGGAGCTGAGTTGGCCCTTCGTTACCAAGAATTTATCGGTCGTCAAGGACAGATTTTTGAGGGAGCGGATGATTTGCTTGAGACCTTGACGGAGCGTGGCTACCAGATTTATGGCGCGACCAACGGCATCACCTACATCCAGGAAAATCGTCTCAAACACTCACCCATTGGCAGCTATTTCAAGCAAGTATTTATCTCTGAGCAGATGGGGACCCAGAAGCCGGAGCTTGATTTTTATGAAAAAATAGCAGAGCAGATTACCGGTTTTGACCTGTTCAGAGCGCTCATGATTGGTGACAGCCTGACGGCAGACATCCAAGGCGGTATCAACGCTGGCATGGATACAGCCTGGTACAATCCAGCTGGCCTAGAAAATACAAGCCACCTCAAACCAACCTACACCATCAGCAACTACCAGCAATTAATAGATATCTTATAA